In Palaemon carinicauda isolate YSFRI2023 chromosome 18, ASM3689809v2, whole genome shotgun sequence, a genomic segment contains:
- the LOC137657418 gene encoding protein FAM200C-like: protein MWKQSMRLIFHTNVRWLSKGNLLGPLYELREEVALFLEIEQNEYLATFNSEEVGLSLAYLVDIFEALNVLNRQLQGKNTTIIAHSDAIRAFIGKLQVWKRRILKKNISSFPRLNEILNEGSFSDSPKTEIKDHLKGLENEFQPYFPRIGERMFVFSLARNPLSPEVDDVTEDLQEQFRELKFNSVAKDYFTSLDL, encoded by the coding sequence ATGTGGAAACAGAGCATGAGACTGATTTTCCACACTAATGTGCGCTGGCTGTCAAAAGGTAACCTGTTGGGACCCTTGTACGAGCTTCGAGAAGAGGTAGCACTGTTTTTAGAAATTGAACAAAATGAGTACCTTGCCACATTTAATTCAGAGGAGGTAGGCTTGTCCTTGGCATACCTTGTTGATATTTTTGAAGCTTTAAATGTATTGAACCGACAGTTACAGGGAAAAAATACAACTATAATTGCTCACTCCGATGCAATTCGAGCATTCATTGGCAAGCTGCAGGTGTGGAAGCGTCGCATCCTAAAGAAGAACATATCATCCTTTCCTCGTCTGAATGAAATCTTGAATGAGGGGAGCTTCAGTGACAGCCCTAAAACTGAGATCAAAGATCACCTTAAAGGACTGGAAAATGAGTTTCAACCTTATTTCCCTAGAATCGGTGAGAGGATGTTTGTATTCAGTCTTGCCAGGAACCCCCTTTCCCCTGAAGTTGATGATGTTACAGAAGATTTACAAGAGCAGTTCCGAGAACTGAAGTTTAATTCTGTGGCAAAAGATTATTTTACCTCTCTTG